CTTTTTTCCCTTTCTCCTGTTCATGAAGAATGGAAATGATTTGTGTTTCTGTGAATTTTGATTTTCTCATAGCTGTTTAAAATTAGTGGTTTTTTAATTTGCCCTCTAATTTCAAATGGCCGAACTTTGGGGAAGCTTACACCTCGTCATCTTTCGCACTGAAAAATTCCATCAGGAATCCTGCAACCAGAACGATCAATGCAACTATGGCCGCTATTTCCCATCCGACGAGAACTGCAATAATGGCGAGCACCACTACACCTATAATAGCGATGATGGCATTGATCAGAATATTTTTGAAAGAAACTTTATCAAGTATATCCCTGAGCGCCTTCGCCTTTTTCTGTGTCGGGCTCATCTTGTCCCATGTAACGGGTCCGCTTTGCGTAGTGGTGGCAGTTGCTGGAACCGTCAGCCCATCGGCAAATTGTTTTGCGGTGAGAAGGTAATGCTGGTTGAGCGGGCTGTTCTGAAGTAATTCGAGCGGAATGTTTCCGGTGGTAGACATTTTTGTAATGAGATCATTAATGGAAACACCACCGAGTTCTCCCTGCCCTTCTCGCGGAAGAACTTTTGTTTGTCCACCGTAAACAGTAATGCTGTATTTGAAGCGCGTCAATCCTTTTGAATCCATTGACACTTTATCGTCCATAGGGATATTGACCATATCCATGACGATGTGAACAGAACGTCCGTCTTTCAGATCAACAGTGATAACGCGGCGGTACACGAACGCTTTTCCTCCCGAAGGTTGCGCAGGAATATTGTCGCGATTCAGGTCCATTACATAAGCATCCTCAACCTGCACACGGTTTCTGTCGGTATAAATTTTCCCATATTGCGGATCGTTGTAGGAAACCTTGAAACTGTCTTTGTAATCAAATTTATGCTGGTACGTTTCATCCTCCGGCATATAGTAAGGATAACCCGGTTTAAACTTCAGGGTCAATGTTCCTTTCGTTTTCGGTTGCCGCTGAATTTTTCTGTTCACCGCACCTTTCTGCTGCCGGGTGTGTACGAGTTCGTGTGCGAGCAATTCTTTTCCCTGTGCCGATGCCGGATCGTAATTTCCATTCTTGAAATAAATATCCTGTCCGTGTGTGAACGCGCGTGCATTGATGCTCTCGCTCATCTCATGCGCGTTACTTCCCGTGTGAATTTTCACATCGCTGAAGTCGGCGCCCATCTTGCTTCCCATGTCGCGCTGCACATGAGCAGGCAACGGACTTCCGCTTCCTTTACTGCCGTGCAATTGCTCGGTGAATTCGTGAGAAGCAGAGACGTGTTCTCCTTCGTGATTGGCGTGAACAGTCGGTGAAGCTGCATGCGGCATGGGATGAATTTTCGCATCGCCACCGTCGACTACTTTACGCGCAATATGTTCCGCCTGCTTTTCCGATGGATCATCCGGATGACTCACAGGTACACTTTCACTCTTCTTCTGCCCTTTTTCTTTTTTTCGCTGCACATCCTTCGCACGCATTGCGCGGTGTATGTCGGCGAGATCTCCGGAACGGTTATCGTGACTGTACATTTTTATTCTTTAAATGAAATTACCATTGCACGTATATCGTTTCTTTATTCCAGGGAAATTTAATGATACCGATCCCCCACGGAAGGCGATCGATGAGAACCTCAACGGCGGAATCGCGGTGAATCAAAAGACTCCAGTGTTTTTCTTCATGCTTAAGCCGGCCTT
This Bacteroidota bacterium DNA region includes the following protein-coding sequences:
- a CDS encoding DUF4157 domain-containing protein gives rise to the protein MYSHDNRSGDLADIHRAMRAKDVQRKKEKGQKKSESVPVSHPDDPSEKQAEHIARKVVDGGDAKIHPMPHAASPTVHANHEGEHVSASHEFTEQLHGSKGSGSPLPAHVQRDMGSKMGADFSDVKIHTGSNAHEMSESINARAFTHGQDIYFKNGNYDPASAQGKELLAHELVHTRQQKGAVNRKIQRQPKTKGTLTLKFKPGYPYYMPEDETYQHKFDYKDSFKVSYNDPQYGKIYTDRNRVQVEDAYVMDLNRDNIPAQPSGGKAFVYRRVITVDLKDGRSVHIVMDMVNIPMDDKVSMDSKGLTRFKYSITVYGGQTKVLPREGQGELGGVSINDLITKMSTTGNIPLELLQNSPLNQHYLLTAKQFADGLTVPATATTTQSGPVTWDKMSPTQKKAKALRDILDKVSFKNILINAIIAIIGVVVLAIIAVLVGWEIAAIVALIVLVAGFLMEFFSAKDDEV